A genomic window from Streptomyces sp. NBC_00234 includes:
- a CDS encoding right-handed parallel beta-helix repeat-containing protein, with amino-acid sequence MSSTGRHRRTRTVAIAAAVAVTAGAGGVCLGLAPDDADAAGSTVVVSTTAALQSAVAEATAGTVIQVRGGTYYPTGTLKSTANGTSAARITLIAYGGEKVRIDGSKLAAGSWLAGIYGDYWTVQNVTFQNSPAQGFVATSSVGGLFKNVVTANNGDSGFTLRGDGTTDNLVQNLDSYGNYDAANHGQNADGLAVKFGSGEGNRITGARLYNNADDGMDLWQFAGPVTIEHTWAFGNGRNRWNDSAFEGNGNGFKLGGGGAVAAHRVNNNAAWDNTLHGFTENSNPGQILLNRNTAYANKESGYYVATGRARLAGNLAVANGAGPAELGGSTVSAANNWDGGVATPAFRSTDAATVYGARGTDGSLPATAFLTTGSDTIGSTMN; translated from the coding sequence GTGAGCAGCACCGGACGCCACCGCAGGACCCGTACCGTCGCCATCGCCGCCGCTGTCGCCGTCACGGCGGGCGCGGGAGGCGTCTGCCTGGGCCTCGCCCCGGATGATGCCGATGCCGCGGGAAGCACCGTCGTCGTATCGACGACCGCGGCGCTGCAGAGCGCGGTCGCCGAGGCCACGGCCGGCACCGTCATCCAGGTCCGCGGGGGTACGTACTACCCCACCGGCACTCTGAAGAGCACGGCGAACGGCACCTCCGCCGCGCGGATCACCCTCATCGCGTACGGCGGCGAGAAGGTGCGGATCGACGGCTCGAAGCTGGCCGCCGGATCCTGGCTGGCCGGGATCTACGGCGACTACTGGACCGTCCAGAACGTCACCTTCCAGAACTCCCCCGCTCAGGGCTTCGTCGCGACCTCGTCCGTCGGCGGCCTCTTCAAGAACGTGGTCACCGCGAACAACGGCGACTCCGGATTCACCCTGCGCGGCGACGGCACGACCGACAACCTCGTGCAGAATCTGGACAGTTACGGCAACTACGACGCCGCGAACCACGGCCAGAACGCCGACGGACTCGCCGTCAAGTTCGGTTCGGGCGAGGGCAACAGGATCACCGGGGCGCGTCTGTACAACAACGCGGACGACGGCATGGACCTGTGGCAGTTCGCGGGCCCCGTCACGATCGAGCACACCTGGGCCTTCGGCAACGGCAGGAACCGCTGGAACGACTCCGCCTTCGAAGGCAACGGCAACGGCTTCAAGCTCGGCGGCGGCGGTGCGGTCGCCGCGCACCGGGTGAACAACAACGCGGCCTGGGACAACACGCTCCACGGCTTCACCGAGAACAGCAACCCGGGCCAGATCCTCCTCAACCGCAACACCGCGTACGCCAACAAGGAATCCGGCTACTACGTCGCGACGGGCAGGGCCAGGCTCGCCGGGAACCTCGCCGTCGCCAACGGGGCAGGCCCGGCGGAGCTGGGCGGTTCCACGGTCTCGGCCGCCAACAACTGGGACGGCGGAGTGGCGACGCCCGCCTTCAGGTCCACCGATGCCGCCACCGTGTACGGCGCCCGCGGGACGGACGGATCGCTCCCCGCGACGGCCTTCCTGACCACGGGCAGCGACACGATCGGATCGACCATGAACTGA
- a CDS encoding pectate lyase, translating into MSQLSRRSELRKGRKRRLTRRRAIGALTAAVGLTGAAIATNVMLSPAGAAAAWPTPKGQQAVSATIEVSGTYDGGLKRFYGSGELGGDGQDEGQDPIFQLKDGAVLKNVVLGSPAADGIHCAGSCTLQNVWWEDVGEDAATFKGKSAGSVYTVYGGGARKASDKVFQFNGAGKLVVTKFQVSDFGKLVRSCGNCSTQYKRTIIVNDVDITAPGKSIVGINTNYGDTAALRNIRIHGDSSKKIATCDRFTGNNTGAEPPKTGTGPDGTYCRFTASDISYQ; encoded by the coding sequence ATGAGTCAACTGAGTCGACGATCCGAACTGCGCAAGGGACGCAAGCGGCGCCTGACGCGGCGCCGCGCCATCGGGGCACTGACCGCCGCGGTCGGGCTGACCGGTGCCGCGATCGCCACCAACGTCATGCTGTCGCCGGCCGGCGCCGCCGCTGCCTGGCCGACCCCCAAGGGCCAGCAGGCGGTGTCCGCGACGATCGAGGTGTCGGGCACGTACGACGGCGGCCTCAAGCGCTTCTACGGCAGCGGAGAGCTGGGCGGCGACGGCCAGGACGAGGGTCAGGACCCGATATTCCAGCTGAAGGACGGCGCGGTCCTGAAGAACGTCGTCCTCGGCTCCCCGGCCGCGGACGGCATCCACTGCGCCGGCAGCTGCACGCTGCAGAACGTCTGGTGGGAGGACGTCGGCGAGGACGCCGCGACCTTCAAGGGCAAGTCCGCCGGTTCCGTCTACACGGTGTACGGCGGCGGCGCCAGGAAGGCGTCCGACAAGGTCTTCCAGTTCAACGGAGCCGGCAAGCTCGTCGTCACCAAGTTCCAGGTGTCCGACTTCGGCAAGCTGGTCCGCTCCTGCGGAAACTGCTCGACGCAGTACAAGCGGACGATCATCGTCAACGACGTCGACATCACCGCCCCCGGCAAGTCGATCGTCGGCATCAACACCAACTACGGTGACACGGCGGCGCTGCGCAACATCCGTATCCACGGAGACAGCAGCAAGAAGATCGCCACCTGTGACCGGTTCACCGGCAACAACACGGGCGCCGAGCCGCCGAAGACGGGTACGGGCCCCGACGGCACGTACTGCCGCTTCACGGCCTCGGACATCAGCTACCAGTAA
- a CDS encoding SigE family RNA polymerase sigma factor: protein MCAAVDDATREFDAFFEAHFAELSRLAHLLTGDAAGADDLAADALLALWRRWDRMRAAEYPVAYARGVVANMARSRIRGAVRERRRVTLFWSNQSEVTDGPDVPAVVDVQKALSGLPFRKRACVVLRHAFDLSEKDTALALGISVGTVKSQTSKGMAELQRQLTPLPGVARVRATAPGGRTA from the coding sequence ATGTGTGCGGCCGTGGATGACGCGACCAGGGAGTTCGATGCCTTCTTCGAGGCACATTTCGCCGAACTCTCGCGCCTCGCGCACCTGCTGACCGGCGACGCCGCCGGTGCGGACGACCTGGCAGCGGATGCCCTGCTCGCGCTCTGGCGCCGCTGGGACCGGATGCGCGCCGCCGAGTATCCCGTCGCGTACGCCCGTGGAGTGGTGGCCAACATGGCGCGGAGCCGCATCCGTGGCGCGGTGCGCGAACGCAGAAGGGTCACGCTGTTCTGGTCGAACCAGAGCGAGGTGACGGACGGTCCGGACGTACCTGCCGTGGTCGACGTACAGAAGGCGCTGAGCGGACTGCCCTTCCGCAAGCGTGCCTGCGTGGTTCTGAGGCACGCCTTCGACCTCTCCGAGAAGGACACGGCTCTCGCGCTGGGGATCTCGGTGGGTACGGTGAAGAGCCAGACCTCGAAGGGAATGGCCGAACTGCAGCGGCAGTTGACCCCGCTCCCCGGAGTGGCACGGGTCCGGGCCACGGCCCCGGGAGGGAGGACAGCATGA
- a CDS encoding rhamnogalacturonan lyase, which translates to MSGSPHVSRRRRRRGRTFAGGVLAAALTVTAGVLAAGRPAGAVQEISAPANRATAALAAARVAEKLDRGPVAVPASGGVLVTWRMLGSDPESVTFRLYRGSALIAETGKTNFLDTEGGSGSSYEIRAVVNGVEQPGEKTGVWASGRLDIPLDKPAGGTTRDGVAYTYSANDASTADLDGDGAYELVLKWVPSNATDVANSGTCTGPTVYDAYELSGKRLWRVDLGTNVRSGSHYDSFQVYDYDGDGRAEMAVRTSDGSRDAAGTVIGDPAASHLAADCAVLSGPEFLSVFDGRTGRVMDSVPFAPARGAVSDWGDTWGNREGRLLSATAYVSGSAPSMIFSRGIYERIAIAAYDWNGTDLTRRWTFDTNSSTNAGKGYDRQGNHNLAVADVDADGKDEIVYGAMAVDDNGSGLWTTGLGHGDALHVGDLDPARPGLESFNVHEHTDAAYGYEMHDAKTGRILWGTRTGTDVGRGICADLTRSYAGAECWSSGGGFYAADGTKIGDAVPSFGGAASYNSAIWWDGDANRELLDHRWSGTAGSGYAQVLKYDGSTDLSRIWYDQDAKSSNWTKGNPALSADLLGDWREEMLWRNADSTALRLYTTPHPTEFRLPTLMSDPAYRLGVAWQNTGYNQPPQVSYYLGTR; encoded by the coding sequence ATGTCCGGATCCCCGCATGTCTCCCGCCGGCGCCGCCGCCGGGGCCGCACGTTCGCCGGCGGAGTGCTCGCCGCCGCGCTCACCGTGACGGCGGGCGTTCTGGCGGCCGGCCGGCCCGCCGGGGCGGTCCAGGAGATCTCCGCGCCCGCCAACAGGGCCACGGCGGCCCTGGCCGCCGCCCGCGTGGCCGAGAAACTGGACCGCGGGCCGGTCGCCGTGCCCGCGAGCGGGGGCGTGCTGGTCACCTGGCGCATGCTCGGCAGCGACCCGGAGAGCGTGACCTTCCGGCTGTACCGCGGTTCCGCGCTGATCGCGGAGACCGGAAAGACCAACTTCCTCGACACGGAGGGAGGTTCCGGGTCCTCGTACGAGATCCGGGCCGTCGTGAACGGTGTCGAGCAGCCCGGCGAGAAGACCGGTGTCTGGGCCTCGGGCCGTCTCGACATCCCCCTCGACAAGCCGGCGGGCGGAACGACCCGGGACGGCGTCGCCTACACCTACTCCGCCAACGACGCCTCCACCGCGGACCTGGACGGCGACGGCGCCTACGAACTGGTGCTGAAATGGGTGCCGTCCAACGCCACGGACGTGGCCAACTCCGGTACCTGTACGGGGCCGACGGTCTACGACGCGTACGAGCTGAGCGGCAAGCGGCTGTGGCGCGTCGACCTCGGGACGAATGTGCGCAGCGGTTCGCACTACGACTCGTTCCAGGTGTACGACTACGACGGCGACGGCAGGGCCGAGATGGCCGTGCGTACCTCCGACGGCTCCAGGGACGCGGCGGGCACGGTCATCGGCGACCCGGCGGCCTCGCACCTCGCCGCCGACTGCGCGGTGCTGAGCGGGCCCGAGTTCCTGTCCGTCTTCGACGGGCGGACCGGCAGGGTGATGGACTCCGTCCCCTTCGCGCCCGCCCGGGGCGCCGTCTCCGACTGGGGCGACACCTGGGGCAACCGGGAGGGCCGGCTGCTCTCCGCGACCGCATACGTCAGCGGTTCCGCACCGAGCATGATCTTCAGCCGGGGCATCTACGAGCGCATCGCGATCGCCGCGTACGACTGGAACGGCACCGACCTCACCCGCCGCTGGACGTTCGACACCAACAGCTCCACCAACGCGGGCAAGGGCTACGACCGGCAGGGCAACCACAACCTCGCGGTCGCCGACGTGGACGCGGACGGCAAGGACGAGATCGTCTACGGCGCCATGGCCGTCGACGACAACGGAAGCGGGCTGTGGACCACCGGGCTGGGGCACGGCGACGCCCTGCACGTCGGCGACCTGGACCCGGCCCGGCCCGGCCTGGAGTCCTTCAACGTGCACGAGCACACCGACGCCGCCTACGGCTACGAGATGCACGATGCGAAGACCGGCCGGATTCTGTGGGGCACCCGGACCGGAACCGATGTCGGGCGCGGCATCTGCGCGGATCTGACCCGGAGTTACGCGGGTGCCGAGTGCTGGTCGAGCGGCGGCGGGTTCTACGCGGCCGACGGCACGAAGATCGGCGACGCGGTTCCGTCCTTCGGCGGCGCGGCCTCGTACAACTCCGCCATCTGGTGGGACGGCGATGCCAACCGTGAGCTCCTGGACCACCGCTGGTCGGGCACGGCGGGCTCCGGCTACGCCCAGGTGCTGAAGTACGACGGCTCCACCGACCTCAGCCGCATCTGGTACGACCAGGACGCCAAGTCCAGCAACTGGACCAAGGGGAATCCCGCCCTGTCGGCCGATCTCCTGGGCGACTGGCGCGAGGAGATGCTCTGGCGCAACGCGGACTCCACCGCGCTGCGGCTGTACACCACCCCGCACCCCACCGAGTTCCGGCTGCCCACACTGATGAGCGACCCCGCCTACCGGCTCGGGGTGGCCTGGCAGAACACCGGGTACAACCAGCCGCCGCAGGTCAGCTACTACCTCGGCACGAGGTAG
- a CDS encoding RluA family pseudouridine synthase, with the protein MRGRAKPPAAPLPQRDGIDPVRIRLPDDPEAVRGTVRDHLLARFGAAIGAERVDAMFAEGRFVGADGVAVGADEAYTAGRFLWFHRDFAPEEPVPFPVGVVYRDDHLVVADKPHFLATTPRGRHVTETAVARLRRELGAERLQPAHRLDRLTAGLVLFVVRPEERGAYQTLFRDRLVRKEYEAVAPYDPRLVFPRTVRSRIVKERGVIAAREEPGEENSETRIELLEHREGFGRYRLLPATGRTHQLRVHMNALGLPLLHDPVYPVVEEESGADDYTQPLQLLARVLEFTDPVTGGTRRFESGLRLSAWPDR; encoded by the coding sequence GTGAGGGGGCGCGCGAAGCCGCCCGCCGCCCCGCTGCCGCAGCGGGACGGAATCGATCCGGTGCGCATCCGGCTGCCGGACGACCCCGAGGCCGTGCGCGGGACGGTCCGGGATCATCTGCTGGCGCGGTTCGGGGCCGCCATCGGGGCGGAGCGGGTGGACGCGATGTTCGCCGAGGGGCGGTTCGTCGGGGCCGACGGTGTCGCGGTGGGGGCCGACGAGGCGTACACGGCGGGCCGGTTCCTCTGGTTCCACCGTGACTTCGCCCCGGAGGAGCCCGTGCCGTTCCCGGTGGGTGTGGTGTACCGGGACGATCATCTCGTCGTGGCCGACAAGCCGCACTTCCTCGCCACCACCCCGCGCGGACGGCACGTCACCGAGACGGCGGTCGCCCGTCTGCGCCGTGAGCTGGGGGCCGAGCGGCTGCAGCCCGCGCACCGGCTGGACCGGCTGACCGCGGGCCTCGTCCTGTTCGTCGTACGGCCGGAGGAACGGGGCGCGTACCAGACGCTGTTCCGGGACCGGCTCGTACGCAAGGAGTACGAGGCGGTGGCACCGTACGACCCGCGTCTGGTCTTTCCCCGGACCGTACGCAGCCGGATCGTGAAGGAACGGGGGGTGATCGCCGCCCGTGAGGAGCCGGGTGAGGAGAACAGCGAGACCCGGATCGAACTGCTGGAGCACCGGGAGGGGTTCGGGCGCTACCGGCTGCTTCCGGCGACCGGGCGGACCCATCAGCTGCGGGTCCATATGAACGCGCTGGGGCTGCCGCTCCTCCACGACCCGGTCTACCCGGTGGTGGAGGAGGAGAGCGGGGCCGACGACTACACCCAGCCGCTGCAACTGCTGGCCCGGGTGCTGGAATTCACCGATCCGGTCACGGGCGGGACGCGCCGCTTCGAGAGCGGGCTGCGGCTCTCCGCGTGGCCGGACCGGTGA
- a CDS encoding MBL fold metallo-hydrolase: MTARIDHLVTSGTFALDGGEWDVDNNVWIVGDDTEAVVIDAAHDAAAIEAALAGRTLRAIICTHAHNDHIDAAPALAAATGAPVLLHPDDLPLWKQTHPDRAPDGELADGQELEIAGIRLQVLHTPGHAPGAVCLYAPELGTVFTGDTLFQGGPGATGRSFSDFPTIVASIRDRLLALPAETTVRTGHGDTTTIGAEAPHLQEWITRGH; encoded by the coding sequence ATGACCGCGCGCATCGACCACCTGGTCACCTCCGGCACCTTCGCGCTCGACGGCGGCGAGTGGGACGTCGACAACAACGTCTGGATCGTCGGCGACGACACCGAGGCCGTCGTGATCGACGCCGCCCACGACGCCGCGGCCATCGAGGCGGCCCTCGCCGGCCGTACGCTGCGGGCGATCATCTGCACCCACGCCCACAACGACCACATCGACGCCGCCCCGGCCCTCGCCGCCGCCACCGGTGCACCGGTCCTGCTGCACCCCGACGACCTCCCGCTGTGGAAGCAGACCCACCCGGACCGCGCGCCCGACGGCGAGCTCGCGGACGGCCAGGAGCTGGAGATCGCGGGCATCCGCCTCCAGGTCCTGCACACCCCCGGTCACGCGCCGGGAGCGGTCTGCCTGTACGCCCCCGAGCTGGGCACCGTCTTCACCGGCGACACGCTCTTCCAGGGCGGACCGGGCGCCACCGGCCGGTCGTTCTCCGACTTCCCGACGATCGTCGCGTCGATCCGGGACCGGCTGCTCGCCCTGCCCGCGGAGACCACCGTCCGTACCGGGCACGGCGACACCACCACCATCGGCGCGGAGGCACCGCACCTCCAGGAGTGGATCACCCGCGGCCACTAG
- a CDS encoding S-(hydroxymethyl)mycothiol dehydrogenase, with product MAQQVQGVIAPGKNEPVRVETIVIPDPGPGEAVVKIQACGVCHTDLHYKQGGINDDFPFLLGHEAAGIVESVGEGVTDVEPGDFVVLNWRAVCGQCRACLRGRPWYCFDTHNATQKMTLLDGTELSPALGIGAFAEKTLVAAGQCTKVDPEVSPAVAGLLGCGVMAGIGAAINTGQVGRGDSVAVIGCGGVGDAAIAGARLAGAAKIIAVDIDDRKLETAKTMGATHTVNSRSTDPVEAIRALTGGNGADVVIEAVGRPETYKQAFYARDLAGTVVLVGVPTPEMQLELPLLDVFGRGGSLKSSWYGDCLPSRDFPMLIDLHQQGRIDLGAFVTETIGLGDIEQAFARMHDGDVLRSVVVF from the coding sequence ATGGCGCAGCAGGTGCAAGGGGTCATCGCACCGGGGAAGAACGAGCCGGTACGGGTCGAGACCATCGTGATCCCGGACCCCGGCCCCGGCGAGGCCGTCGTGAAGATCCAGGCGTGCGGTGTCTGCCACACCGACCTGCACTACAAGCAGGGCGGCATCAACGACGACTTCCCGTTCCTGCTCGGCCACGAGGCGGCGGGCATCGTCGAGTCCGTGGGCGAGGGTGTCACGGACGTCGAGCCCGGCGACTTCGTCGTCCTCAACTGGCGGGCCGTCTGCGGTCAGTGCCGCGCGTGCCTGCGCGGCCGGCCCTGGTACTGCTTCGACACCCACAACGCCACGCAGAAGATGACGCTGCTCGACGGCACCGAGCTGTCGCCCGCGCTCGGAATCGGCGCGTTCGCCGAGAAGACCCTCGTCGCGGCGGGCCAGTGCACCAAGGTCGACCCGGAGGTCTCCCCGGCCGTCGCCGGGCTCCTCGGCTGCGGTGTCATGGCGGGCATCGGCGCGGCCATCAACACCGGCCAGGTCGGCCGCGGCGACTCGGTCGCCGTGATCGGCTGCGGTGGTGTCGGTGACGCCGCGATCGCCGGTGCCCGGCTCGCGGGCGCGGCGAAGATCATCGCGGTCGACATCGACGACCGCAAGCTGGAGACGGCGAAGACGATGGGTGCCACCCACACCGTCAACTCCCGCTCCACCGACCCGGTCGAGGCGATCCGCGCGCTGACCGGCGGCAACGGCGCGGACGTCGTCATCGAGGCGGTCGGCCGCCCGGAGACGTACAAGCAGGCGTTCTACGCCCGCGACCTCGCGGGCACGGTCGTCCTCGTCGGCGTCCCCACGCCGGAGATGCAGCTCGAACTCCCGCTGCTCGACGTGTTCGGCCGCGGCGGTTCGCTCAAGTCCTCCTGGTACGGGGACTGCCTGCCCTCGCGCGACTTCCCGATGCTCATCGACCTGCACCAGCAGGGCCGGATCGACCTGGGCGCGTTCGTCACCGAGACCATCGGCCTCGGCGACATCGAGCAGGCGTTCGCCCGGATGCACGACGGCGACGTCCTCCGCTCGGTGGTGGTCTTCTGA
- a CDS encoding amidohydrolase, protein MRHAPADLVLTGGPVLTMDAARTRATTLAVTGDRITAVGHDEVRELIGPKTEVVDLAGRLLVPGFQDAHVHPVGAGLELAQCDLTACETATAAVAAVHAYAAAHPDQEWITGGGWSMEAFEGGAPSRDLLDTVVPGRPVFLVNRDHHGAWVNSRALELAGITRDTPEPADGRIERDDRGEPTGLLQEGAMDLVARLTPRSTAADRLAALLRAQRILHSFGITAWQDAIVGAYGPMDDPADAYLAAARDGSLTARVVGALWWDRDRGAEQIPELVARRAELTTGPFRAGSVKIMQDGVAETGTAALLSPYLDACGCATTNSGTSFVDPVDLRRYVTELDALGFQAHFHALGDRAVREALDAIEAARTANGRTDTRPHLAHLQVVHPDDIPRFRELGATANIQPLWAAHEPQMDELTIPFLGAERAALQYPFGALLRSGATVAAGSDWPVSSADPLLGIHTAVNRTSPGSDGPVFLPGERISLTAAIAAYTAGSAHVNHLDDTGSLRAGALADLVVLDRDPYAGPAEEIGATRVLRTYVGGRKVHDAED, encoded by the coding sequence ATGCGCCACGCACCCGCCGACCTCGTCCTCACCGGCGGCCCCGTCCTCACCATGGACGCGGCCCGCACCCGCGCCACCACCCTCGCCGTCACAGGCGATCGCATCACGGCCGTCGGCCACGACGAGGTCCGCGAGCTCATCGGCCCGAAGACCGAGGTCGTCGATCTCGCCGGGCGGCTGCTCGTCCCCGGCTTCCAGGACGCCCACGTCCACCCGGTCGGGGCCGGTCTCGAACTCGCCCAGTGCGACCTGACGGCCTGCGAGACGGCCACGGCCGCCGTCGCCGCCGTGCACGCCTACGCGGCGGCCCACCCCGACCAGGAGTGGATCACCGGCGGTGGCTGGTCCATGGAGGCGTTCGAGGGCGGCGCCCCCTCCCGCGACCTGCTCGACACCGTCGTGCCCGGCCGTCCCGTCTTCCTGGTCAACCGCGACCACCACGGTGCCTGGGTCAACAGCCGGGCCCTGGAGCTCGCCGGCATCACCCGGGACACTCCCGAACCCGCCGACGGGCGCATCGAGCGCGACGACCGGGGCGAGCCCACCGGCCTCCTCCAGGAGGGCGCCATGGACCTGGTCGCCCGCCTCACCCCCCGGTCCACCGCCGCCGACCGCCTCGCCGCCCTGCTGCGGGCCCAGCGGATTCTCCACTCCTTCGGCATCACCGCCTGGCAGGACGCCATCGTCGGCGCCTACGGCCCCATGGACGATCCGGCCGACGCCTATCTCGCCGCCGCCCGCGACGGTTCCCTCACCGCCCGGGTCGTCGGCGCCCTGTGGTGGGACCGCGACCGGGGCGCCGAGCAGATACCCGAACTGGTCGCCAGGCGGGCCGAGCTGACCACCGGTCCGTTCCGCGCCGGGTCGGTGAAGATCATGCAGGACGGTGTGGCCGAGACCGGCACCGCGGCCCTGCTCAGCCCGTACCTCGACGCCTGCGGCTGCGCCACCACGAACAGCGGCACCAGCTTCGTCGACCCGGTGGACCTGCGCAGGTACGTCACCGAACTGGACGCCCTCGGCTTCCAGGCCCACTTCCACGCTCTCGGCGACCGGGCCGTCCGCGAGGCGCTGGACGCGATCGAGGCCGCCCGCACCGCCAACGGGCGTACCGACACCCGCCCCCACCTCGCCCACCTCCAGGTCGTCCACCCCGACGACATCCCGCGGTTCCGCGAGCTCGGCGCCACGGCCAACATCCAGCCGCTGTGGGCCGCCCACGAACCGCAGATGGACGAGCTGACCATCCCCTTCCTCGGGGCCGAGCGGGCCGCCCTGCAGTATCCGTTCGGCGCGCTCCTGCGCTCCGGCGCCACCGTCGCCGCGGGCAGCGACTGGCCGGTCAGCAGCGCCGATCCGCTGCTCGGCATCCACACGGCGGTCAACCGGACCTCTCCCGGTTCCGACGGCCCGGTCTTCCTCCCCGGGGAGCGCATCTCGCTGACGGCCGCCATCGCCGCGTACACGGCGGGCTCGGCCCACGTGAACCACCTCGACGACACCGGCTCGCTGCGCGCCGGGGCCCTCGCCGACCTGGTGGTCCTGGACCGCGACCCGTACGCGGGCCCGGCCGAGGAGATCGGCGCCACCCGGGTCCTGCGGACCTACGTAGGCGGCCGGAAGGTCCACGACGCGGAGGACTGA
- a CDS encoding APC family permease: MCRHRARTVPPGEGVTVTVPHTPHGSDPPSPQPPQSLRKSLGVLDGVAIAASSTAATTSIGIGLGVTAGAVGLHLPIIMLLAFVPILGIASAYSRLNRVEPNMGSGYVWVGRSLSPWLGFLVGWIGIVATVVFLSYTTTVTGSALLQLAAEGGLHEVLGLTLDPDSTAQSTALGIVILVAVTFTAIIGTRSAAGLQKYLLVFEYVVLLGFCGYGLVVGPHPFSLDWLNPFTIPSGQQLAQGLLLSVFCYWGFESSFSVTEEVRDPEDASRAGLITLFTMLGLFLLGSFAFQRVLSVDELTGHGAQGLTYFGDRLADQPLAALPLIALTFSAIASLQSGVIPTVRGMFAMGRDRTLGPLWTKVSPRYGTPAAGTIAIGCVAAALAVLSLVLPKVGDLIMASVNAIGVVVSLYYALTALAAASRFRGALRESWSEALRAVIFPVLSALFLLGLGGYLCWTFYTSADHFEISPDNGWFMLFCPAVMVLTGVIAAAWAKWVRKSPYFVTGRSTRPAEVVEAA, from the coding sequence ATGTGCCGCCATCGGGCCCGAACGGTGCCCCCAGGTGAAGGAGTGACCGTGACCGTCCCACACACCCCGCACGGCAGCGACCCGCCGTCCCCTCAGCCTCCGCAGAGCCTGCGCAAGAGCCTCGGCGTCCTGGACGGCGTGGCCATCGCCGCCTCCTCCACGGCCGCCACCACCAGCATCGGCATCGGCCTCGGTGTCACCGCGGGTGCCGTGGGCCTGCATCTGCCGATCATCATGCTGCTCGCGTTCGTCCCGATCCTCGGCATCGCGAGCGCCTACTCCCGGCTCAACCGGGTCGAGCCCAACATGGGCAGCGGCTACGTCTGGGTCGGCCGCTCGCTCAGCCCCTGGCTCGGCTTCCTCGTCGGCTGGATCGGCATCGTCGCCACGGTCGTCTTCCTCTCGTACACCACGACCGTCACCGGCTCCGCCCTCCTCCAACTCGCCGCCGAGGGCGGCCTCCACGAGGTCCTGGGGCTCACCCTCGACCCCGACTCCACGGCACAGTCGACGGCCCTCGGCATCGTGATCCTGGTGGCCGTCACCTTCACCGCGATCATCGGAACCCGTTCCGCGGCCGGCCTCCAGAAGTACCTGCTGGTCTTCGAGTACGTCGTACTCCTCGGCTTCTGCGGATACGGACTCGTCGTCGGCCCGCACCCCTTCAGCCTGGACTGGCTCAACCCGTTCACCATCCCGTCGGGGCAGCAACTCGCCCAGGGGCTCCTGCTCTCCGTGTTCTGCTACTGGGGATTCGAGTCCTCGTTCAGCGTCACGGAGGAGGTCCGCGACCCCGAGGACGCCTCCCGGGCCGGGCTCATCACCCTGTTCACCATGCTCGGCCTCTTCCTGCTCGGCTCCTTCGCCTTCCAGCGCGTGCTCTCCGTCGACGAGCTGACCGGCCACGGCGCCCAGGGACTCACCTACTTCGGCGACCGGCTCGCCGACCAGCCGCTGGCCGCGCTTCCCCTGATCGCCCTCACCTTCTCCGCCATCGCGTCCCTCCAGTCGGGCGTGATCCCCACGGTCCGCGGCATGTTCGCGATGGGGCGCGACCGTACACTCGGCCCGCTCTGGACCAAGGTCAGCCCCCGATACGGGACTCCGGCGGCCGGCACCATCGCGATCGGCTGCGTCGCCGCCGCCCTGGCCGTCCTCTCCCTCGTCCTCCCCAAGGTCGGCGACCTCATCATGGCCTCCGTCAACGCGATCGGAGTCGTGGTCTCCCTCTACTACGCGCTGACCGCCCTGGCAGCCGCCAGCCGCTTCCGCGGCGCCCTGCGCGAGAGCTGGTCCGAGGCACTGCGGGCCGTGATCTTCCCCGTCCTCAGCGCGCTCTTCCTGCTCGGCCTCGGCGGATACCTGTGCTGGACCTTCTACACATCCGCCGACCACTTCGAGATCAGCCCGGACAACGGCTGGTTCATGCTGTTCTGCCCCGCGGTCATGGTGCTGACCGGCGTCATCGCGGCGGCCTGGGCCAAGTGGGTAAGGAAGTCCCCGTACTTCGTCACCGGACGCTCCACGCGACCCGCCGAGGTCGTCGAAGCGGCCTGA